The following are encoded together in the Clostridium sp. BJN0013 genome:
- a CDS encoding helix-turn-helix domain-containing protein: MPLFDMKKIGKQHLQELIDNKVFENKELEYKDYSFADGKMTDKNKDKFMKELAAFANTNGGTIIVGMQEDENRLPTKLSGAGFSLNEFDNWLSSFRQLVLSRIRPHLHGVECVPVELDDSNIAIVISVPKSYARPHSYWDGSKDEFFMRYANGITYMDIDDLRKEFLYANGLQDKIRQFRKDRISMILANECVGDLGNDAKIVFHIVPEWGFELGNRVDLEKLSGNRLFRPISGSGWDYRYNADGYCIYASEYKTKAINSYTQVFHSGIVEAVEIRLISNYRSKEVYNWLETQGTIIKALSEYGSLLDKLGIPKPWHIFATILNGKDYIASAGWGESSLPLDRNIVNSLDGICTEDIPIRTALEPVFDSLSNAFGFSKSGCFEVEN; this comes from the coding sequence ATGCCACTATTCGATATGAAGAAAATAGGTAAACAGCATTTGCAAGAGCTTATTGACAACAAGGTATTTGAGAACAAGGAATTAGAATACAAAGATTATTCGTTTGCAGACGGTAAAATGACAGACAAGAACAAGGACAAATTTATGAAAGAACTTGCCGCTTTTGCAAATACAAACGGAGGTACTATCATCGTAGGTATGCAGGAGGACGAAAACAGGTTACCCACCAAATTAAGTGGGGCAGGATTTTCCTTAAACGAGTTTGATAATTGGTTATCCTCTTTTCGGCAACTCGTTTTATCTCGTATTAGACCGCACTTACATGGTGTGGAATGTGTACCTGTTGAATTAGATGATAGCAACATTGCAATAGTTATTTCTGTTCCCAAAAGCTATGCTCGTCCCCACAGTTATTGGGACGGAAGCAAGGATGAATTTTTCATGCGCTATGCCAATGGAATTACATACATGGATATTGACGATTTGCGCAAGGAATTTCTATACGCAAATGGATTACAAGATAAAATCCGTCAATTCCGTAAGGATAGAATTTCAATGATATTAGCAAATGAATGTGTCGGTGATTTAGGAAATGACGCAAAAATCGTATTTCATATCGTTCCCGAATGGGGCTTTGAACTCGGAAATAGAGTTGATTTGGAAAAGCTAAGTGGCAATAGATTATTTCGGCCTATCTCTGGGAGCGGGTGGGATTACCGTTACAATGCTGATGGCTATTGCATTTACGCGAGCGAATATAAGACCAAAGCTATAAACTCCTATACACAAGTGTTTCATAGCGGTATAGTCGAAGCAGTAGAAATAAGACTTATTTCAAATTACAGAAGTAAAGAGGTTTATAATTGGTTAGAAACACAAGGAACCATAATCAAGGCGTTGTCCGAGTATGGTAGTCTTTTGGACAAATTAGGTATACCGAAGCCGTGGCACATTTTCGCTACTATCCTTAACGGAAAAGATTATATTGCTTCTGCTGGGTGGGGGGAATCTTCATTACCTCTCGATAGAAATATTGTAAACTCTTTAGACGGAATATGTACAGAAGACATTCCAATTCGTACAGCATTAGAACCCGTTTTTGACTCGTTATCAAATGCTTTTGGATTTAGTAAATCCGGCTGTTTTGAAGTAGAAAACTAA
- a CDS encoding VirB4-like conjugal transfer ATPase, CD1110 family — MSTAKTKSTGNKRKLTRAEKKQIATIIQKAKGDGKAHTAQQTIPYLTMYPNGICRVTEKKYSKSIVFEDINYQLAQADDKTAIFENWCDFLNYFDASVSVQLSFINQGTQRIEAEKAIDIPPQEDAFNSIRAEYAAMLKNQLEKGNNGIVKHKAITFSIEADNLATAKARLARIETDVLNNFKVLGVSAHPMTGYERLKMLHGVFHPEGEPFSFDYSWLAPSGLSTKDFIAPSSFRFGEGRIFRMGKKIGAASFLEILAPELNDRMLADILDLETGVIVNLHIRSIDQSEAIKTIKRKITDLDKMKIEEQKKAVRSGYDMDIIPSDLATFGSEAKNLLQDLQSRNERMFLLTFLVANMADTKRKLENDVFAVKGIAQKYNCALTRLDYLQEAGFLSSVPIGENLIPIQRGLTTSSTAIFIPFITQELFQEGAALYYGLNALSNNMILCDRKKLKNPNGLILGTPGSGKSFAAKREITNAFLVTDDDIIICDPEAEYYPLVQRLHGQVIRISPTSTQYVNPMDINLNYSEDDSPLALKSDFILSLCELVIGGKEGLQPVDKTVIDRAVRNVYRPFLADPDPEKMPILGDLYDELLKKPEPEAARIASALELYVSGSLNVFNHRTNVELSNRLVCFDIKQLGKQLKKLGMLIVQDQVWNRVTVNRAEHKATRYYMDEFHLLLKEEQTAAYSVEIWKRFRKWGGIPTAITQNVKDLLSSREVENIFENSDFFLMLNQAAGDRAILAKQLNISPQQMKYVTHTEAGEGLIFYGNVVLPFVDRFPQNTELYLVMTTKPEEVRGA, encoded by the coding sequence TTGTCAACGGCAAAAACAAAATCCACAGGAAATAAGCGCAAGCTGACCCGCGCCGAGAAAAAACAGATTGCCACCATTATCCAAAAGGCAAAGGGTGACGGAAAAGCGCATACGGCGCAGCAAACCATTCCCTATCTTACCATGTACCCGAACGGGATTTGCCGGGTAACGGAAAAGAAATACAGCAAGAGCATTGTGTTTGAAGATATTAACTATCAGCTTGCACAGGCAGACGACAAGACCGCCATTTTTGAAAACTGGTGCGATTTTCTAAATTACTTTGACGCTTCCGTATCGGTGCAGCTTTCCTTTATCAATCAAGGGACGCAGCGAATCGAAGCAGAAAAGGCTATCGACATTCCCCCGCAGGAGGACGCTTTCAACTCCATTCGCGCCGAGTACGCGGCTATGCTAAAAAATCAGCTTGAAAAAGGCAATAACGGGATTGTCAAGCACAAGGCGATTACCTTTTCCATTGAAGCGGATAACCTTGCCACAGCAAAGGCGCGGCTTGCCCGTATTGAAACCGACGTACTCAACAATTTTAAGGTGCTTGGCGTATCCGCTCACCCCATGACGGGCTATGAACGACTGAAAATGCTGCATGGCGTATTCCACCCGGAGGGAGAACCTTTTTCCTTTGATTATTCTTGGCTTGCCCCGTCCGGGCTGTCTACAAAGGACTTTATCGCTCCGTCCTCTTTCCGTTTTGGCGAAGGGCGCATATTCCGCATGGGTAAGAAAATCGGTGCGGCGAGCTTCCTTGAAATCCTTGCGCCAGAACTCAATGACCGTATGCTTGCGGATATTCTCGACCTTGAAACGGGCGTTATCGTCAATCTGCATATCCGCAGTATCGACCAGAGCGAAGCAATCAAGACCATTAAGCGCAAAATTACCGACCTTGACAAAATGAAAATTGAGGAACAGAAAAAGGCTGTCCGCAGCGGGTATGACATGGATATTATCCCGTCCGACCTTGCCACATTCGGCAGCGAAGCGAAAAATCTCTTGCAGGATTTACAGAGCAGGAATGAGCGCATGTTTTTACTTACGTTCCTTGTGGCGAACATGGCAGACACGAAGCGCAAACTTGAAAATGACGTGTTCGCCGTTAAGGGTATCGCGCAAAAATACAACTGCGCTTTGACCCGTCTTGACTACTTGCAGGAAGCGGGCTTTCTATCAAGCGTCCCTATTGGGGAAAATCTTATCCCTATTCAAAGGGGCTTGACAACGAGCAGTACCGCAATTTTTATCCCGTTCATCACACAGGAGCTTTTTCAAGAGGGCGCAGCACTTTATTATGGACTGAACGCACTTTCCAACAACATGATTTTATGTGACCGAAAGAAACTGAAAAACCCGAACGGGCTTATCTTGGGAACGCCGGGAAGCGGTAAATCTTTTGCGGCAAAGCGGGAAATCACAAATGCTTTTCTCGTTACCGACGACGATATTATTATCTGCGACCCGGAAGCCGAGTATTATCCCCTTGTGCAAAGACTTCACGGACAGGTTATCCGCATTTCGCCCACAAGCACACAGTACGTCAACCCTATGGATATTAACTTGAATTACAGCGAGGACGACAGCCCCCTTGCTCTGAAAAGCGACTTTATCCTTTCCCTTTGTGAGCTGGTCATTGGTGGGAAAGAGGGCTTGCAGCCCGTGGACAAAACAGTCATTGACCGGGCTGTCCGCAACGTTTACCGTCCGTTTCTTGCTGACCCCGACCCGGAAAAAATGCCTATTTTGGGCGACCTTTACGACGAGCTTTTGAAGAAACCGGAGCCGGAAGCGGCGCGTATCGCGTCGGCATTGGAGCTTTATGTTTCCGGCAGCTTGAATGTCTTTAACCACCGTACTAACGTGGAGCTTTCAAACCGCCTTGTCTGCTTTGATATTAAGCAGCTTGGAAAGCAGCTAAAAAAGTTAGGTATGCTCATTGTACAAGACCAGGTATGGAACCGAGTGACTGTCAACCGCGCCGAGCATAAGGCAACGCGCTATTACATGGACGAATTTCATTTACTTTTAAAAGAGGAACAGACTGCCGCTTACAGCGTGGAAATTTGGAAGCGTTTTAGAAAATGGGGCGGCATACCGACGGCAATCACACAAAATGTCAAAGACCTTTTGAGCAGCCGCGAAGTAGAAAACATCTTTGAAAACAGCGATTTTTTTCTTATGCTCAATCAAGCCGCCGGCGACCGGGCTATCCTTGCAAAGCAGCTTAACATTTCTCCGCAGCAAATGAAATACGTTACCCATACCGAAGCAGGCGAGGGGCTTATTTTTTACGGCAACGTGGTATTACCCTTTGTAGACCGCTTCCCACAGAATACCGAGCTGTACCTGGTAATGACGACAAAGCCGGAGGAAGTGAGGGGCGCATGA
- a CDS encoding PrgI family protein, producing the protein MAYVPVPKDLSRIKTKVALNLTKRQIICFSAALLIGLPLFFLLKDSTGTSFAAFVMIVVMLPCFLIAMYEKHGQPLEVVAKNIIQTKFIRPKERPYQTENFYAVLERQRKLEKEVLAIVNGKNKIHRK; encoded by the coding sequence ATGGCGTATGTACCCGTACCCAAAGACCTATCCCGTATTAAAACAAAAGTCGCTCTCAACCTGACGAAGCGGCAAATTATCTGCTTTTCGGCGGCGCTCCTAATCGGACTGCCGCTTTTCTTTTTACTCAAAGACAGCACAGGAACGAGCTTTGCGGCGTTTGTAATGATTGTTGTCATGTTGCCCTGCTTCCTCATTGCCATGTATGAGAAACACGGGCAACCCCTTGAAGTCGTGGCAAAAAACATCATTCAGACAAAATTTATCCGACCCAAAGAACGCCCGTATCAGACGGAAAACTTTTACGCCGTTTTGGAACGGCAGAGAAAACTTGAAAAGGAGGTATTGGCTATTGTCAACGGCAAAAACAAAATCCACAGGAAATAA
- a CDS encoding site-specific DNA-methyltransferase, with the protein MKTDAIINRDVLPALKELPGESVHCAVTSPPYYALRDYGIDAQIGREDTPEQYIERLVAVFRELRRVLRSDGTFWLNIADTYCGTGSKGGYSDLKNPKGRNGQSLSLARQTTGCKQKDLIGIPWLLAFALRSDGWYLRSDIIWQKNNPMPESVKDRPSRCHEHVFLLTKSKKYFYDAAAIAEPIAPTTAARYKSGRGANHKYAGEVPGQGKVQGINRARKGGYYDDAFIPTIRNKRDVWLINTVPYKGGHFAAFPPKLAETCILAGCPKGGIVLDPFFGSGTTGLAAKTLDRHYIGIELNAEYCTLARARIGGE; encoded by the coding sequence ATGAAAACAGACGCAATTATCAACCGGGACGTGCTGCCTGCCTTAAAAGAGCTTCCCGGCGAAAGCGTCCATTGTGCCGTAACGTCACCGCCCTATTATGCCTTGCGGGATTATGGGATTGACGCTCAGATTGGACGCGAGGACACGCCAGAACAGTACATTGAAAGGCTTGTTGCGGTTTTCCGGGAATTGCGCCGGGTACTCCGTTCAGACGGTACGTTCTGGCTGAACATTGCAGACACCTATTGCGGAACAGGCAGCAAGGGCGGCTACTCCGACCTGAAAAATCCCAAAGGCAGAAACGGACAATCACTATCCCTTGCCCGTCAAACGACAGGCTGCAAGCAAAAGGACTTAATTGGTATTCCGTGGCTGCTTGCTTTTGCCCTGCGCTCTGACGGGTGGTATTTACGCAGCGATATTATTTGGCAGAAAAACAACCCCATGCCCGAAAGTGTCAAAGACCGTCCGAGCCGCTGCCATGAACACGTTTTTTTACTTACGAAGTCAAAGAAGTATTTCTATGACGCCGCCGCCATTGCCGAACCCATAGCCCCTACAACGGCGGCGCGGTACAAATCCGGGCGCGGCGCAAATCACAAATATGCCGGGGAAGTACCCGGACAGGGCAAGGTGCAGGGTATCAACAGGGCAAGAAAAGGCGGCTATTATGACGACGCATTTATCCCCACGATACGCAACAAGCGTGACGTTTGGCTTATCAATACCGTACCCTACAAGGGCGGTCATTTTGCTGCCTTTCCCCCGAAGTTAGCGGAAACGTGCATTTTGGCGGGCTGTCCGAAAGGCGGCATTGTCCTTGACCCGTTCTTTGGAAGCGGCACAACGGGGCTTGCAGCGAAAACCCTTGACCGTCACTATATCGGGATTGAACTCAATGCCGAGTATTGCACCCTTGCAAGGGCGCGGATTGGAGGTGAATAA
- a CDS encoding CD1108 family mobile element protein, whose product MTHDGLMKQNETTGETERVSKREQDADFQKTPEQQAKQDAAQLDPVSSDTAHLLPAPGLSHRQDTGATAQLFHRIDAAHTRKASKKAVQRAQREAAAQTKSSRLQFTDEELHTPELERYIKKSDKTADRLDAAKATIPKKKKLVTERTSDEATGKGKTRLHFEEREKPMPGNSNKNPLPRPAQEVGIFIHNKIHSVEKDNSGVEGAHKTEELAEYGAKYGARKIRQGYRSHKLKPYRAAAKAEKAAFKANVDFQYRKTLHDNPQLKSNPVSRLWQKQQIKRQYAKAAKTGGVNTAKNIRKAAKKTAEQTRNTVAFVARHPAGVIIAIAALLLFIMIFTGLSSCSTMFSGTLNGILGTSYTSEDSDLVAVENSYAAKENELQNRIDNIERDNPGYDEYRYDLDNIGHNPHELASYLTALLQSYTPQSAQAELQRVFDRQYTLTLTETMEVRYRTETRTDTWTDADGNSHTDTYTVEVPYNYYILNIKLTNKPISSFVPELLTAEQLEMYRVYLETSGNKSLIFGGGSPDGSPSEDLSGVHFVNGTRPGNPQLVDLAKSQVGNVGGSPYWSWYGFNSRVEWCACFVSWCYGQAGLSEPRFAACQSQGIPWFTSHKQWGDRNYSNIAPGDAIFFDWDSDGSADHVGLVIGTDGSRVYTVEGNSGDACKIKSYSLDYACIKGYGLMNWN is encoded by the coding sequence ATGACCCACGATGGGCTGATGAAACAAAACGAAACAACAGGCGAAACCGAGCGTGTAAGCAAACGGGAGCAGGATGCGGATTTTCAGAAAACGCCAGAACAGCAAGCCAAACAGGACGCAGCGCAGCTTGACCCGGTATCTTCTGACACCGCCCATTTACTCCCTGCGCCCGGACTTTCCCATAGGCAGGACACGGGAGCCACCGCGCAGCTTTTTCACCGCATAGACGCGGCGCATACCCGCAAAGCGTCAAAAAAGGCGGTACAGAGGGCGCAGCGGGAAGCCGCCGCACAAACGAAATCGTCCCGTCTGCAATTTACCGACGAGGAACTTCATACCCCGGAGCTTGAAAGGTATATCAAGAAATCCGACAAAACGGCTGACCGCTTGGACGCGGCAAAGGCGACTATTCCGAAGAAAAAGAAACTTGTTACGGAGCGCACCTCTGATGAAGCCACAGGCAAAGGCAAAACCCGTCTGCACTTTGAGGAACGGGAAAAGCCCATGCCCGGAAATTCCAACAAAAACCCGTTGCCCCGCCCCGCGCAGGAAGTGGGTATTTTTATTCACAACAAGATACATTCCGTTGAAAAGGACAATTCCGGCGTTGAGGGAGCGCACAAAACCGAGGAATTAGCGGAGTACGGCGCAAAATACGGGGCGCGGAAAATACGGCAGGGCTACCGCAGCCACAAGCTGAAACCTTACCGGGCGGCAGCAAAAGCGGAAAAAGCGGCGTTTAAGGCAAACGTGGATTTTCAGTATCGTAAGACGCTGCACGACAACCCGCAGCTTAAAAGCAATCCTGTTTCCCGCCTTTGGCAGAAGCAGCAAATTAAGCGGCAGTATGCAAAGGCAGCGAAAACGGGCGGCGTAAACACTGCGAAAAATATCCGCAAGGCGGCAAAGAAAACCGCCGAGCAGACAAGGAACACGGTGGCATTTGTAGCACGGCACCCGGCAGGCGTGATAATTGCTATTGCCGCGCTGCTGCTGTTTATTATGATTTTTACGGGGCTGTCCTCTTGTTCCACTATGTTCTCCGGCACACTGAACGGCATACTTGGTACATCGTACACGTCGGAGGACAGCGACCTTGTGGCAGTGGAAAACAGCTACGCAGCAAAGGAAAATGAGCTGCAAAACAGGATAGATAATATCGAGCGTGACAACCCCGGCTATGACGAATACCGCTATGACCTTGATAATATCGGGCATAACCCGCATGAACTGGCTTCCTATCTGACCGCTCTTTTGCAGAGCTACACTCCACAAAGCGCACAGGCAGAATTGCAGCGCGTTTTTGACAGGCAGTATACGCTGACGCTGACCGAAACCATGGAGGTACGCTATCGGACAGAAACCCGCACCGATACATGGACGGACGCAGACGGGAACAGCCACACAGACACTTACACCGTTGAAGTACCCTACAACTATTACATTCTCAATATCAAGCTGACAAATAAGCCTATATCCTCTTTTGTGCCGGAGCTTTTAACGGCAGAGCAGCTTGAAATGTACCGCGTGTATCTTGAAACAAGCGGCAATAAGTCCTTGATTTTTGGCGGCGGCTCTCCAGACGGAAGCCCGTCCGAGGATTTAAGCGGCGTTCATTTTGTAAATGGCACACGTCCCGGCAATCCGCAGCTTGTAGACCTTGCAAAATCGCAAGTCGGCAACGTGGGCGGTTCTCCCTATTGGAGCTGGTACGGCTTCAACAGCCGCGTCGAATGGTGCGCTTGTTTTGTATCTTGGTGCTACGGGCAGGCGGGCTTATCCGAGCCGCGCTTTGCAGCTTGCCAGTCGCAGGGGATTCCGTGGTTTACCTCTCACAAACAATGGGGCGACCGAAATTACAGCAACATAGCCCCCGGTGACGCTATCTTTTTCGATTGGGATTCAGACGGGAGCGCAGACCATGTAGGGCTTGTTATCGGCACAGACGGAAGCCGCGTTTACACCGTTGAGGGCAATTCCGGCGACGCCTGCAAAATCAAGAGCTATTCCCTTGACTATGCCTGTATCAAAGGCTATGGGCTGATGAATTGGAACTGA
- a CDS encoding VirB6/TrbL-like conjugal transfer protein, CD1112 family, whose amino-acid sequence MQSILDAINEWIKEILIGAINGNLSTMFGDVNEKVGTIAAEVGKTPQAWNANIFSMIQTLSENVIVPIAGLVITYVLCYELISMVTEKNNMHDIDTFMFFKWFFKAWVAVFLVTNTFTITMAVFDMAQHVVSGTAGVIGGNTNIDVAAALSSMQSGLDTMEIPELLLLVMETSLVSLCMKIMSVLITVILYGRMIEIYLYCSVSPIPFATMTNREWGQIGNNYLKSLFALGFQGFLIMICVGIYAVLVNDMIIADNLHSAIFSLAAYTVILCFSLFKSGALAKSIFSAH is encoded by the coding sequence ATGCAGAGCATACTTGACGCGATTAACGAATGGATAAAGGAAATCCTTATCGGAGCCATTAACGGGAATCTGTCAACTATGTTCGGGGACGTAAATGAAAAAGTCGGTACAATCGCCGCCGAGGTAGGCAAGACCCCGCAGGCTTGGAACGCGAATATTTTTTCCATGATTCAGACCCTTTCGGAAAATGTAATCGTACCCATTGCGGGGCTTGTGATAACCTACGTTCTATGCTACGAGCTTATCAGCATGGTAACGGAAAAGAACAACATGCACGACATAGATACGTTTATGTTCTTTAAGTGGTTTTTTAAGGCGTGGGTAGCGGTGTTTCTCGTTACCAATACCTTTACTATCACTATGGCGGTGTTCGATATGGCGCAGCACGTCGTATCGGGTACGGCGGGCGTAATCGGCGGCAACACAAATATTGATGTTGCCGCCGCGCTTTCGTCCATGCAATCCGGGCTTGACACTATGGAAATCCCCGAACTGCTGTTGCTCGTTATGGAAACGTCGCTTGTCAGCCTTTGCATGAAAATCATGTCGGTGCTGATAACGGTAATCCTGTACGGGCGTATGATAGAAATTTACCTTTATTGTTCCGTATCCCCGATTCCGTTTGCAACCATGACAAACCGGGAGTGGGGGCAGATAGGAAACAACTACCTTAAAAGCCTGTTTGCTCTTGGCTTTCAAGGCTTTTTAATTATGATATGCGTCGGCATTTATGCGGTTTTGGTAAACGACATGATAATAGCGGACAATCTGCACAGCGCGATATTTTCCCTTGCAGCCTATACCGTTATCCTCTGCTTTTCCCTGTTCAAATCCGGCGCACTTGCAAAATCAATTTTCTCAGCCCATTAG
- a CDS encoding DUF4366 domain-containing protein yields the protein MKNKRIFRTLTALCAALVLMGGFSVTAYASGGENIPTDDSNVIVETAEPQPLTPEGNISLVDNIEGDAAEDKQFIVVKSKGGNYFYIIIDNAAQGENTVHFLNQVDESDLLALIDEDKLPQDSEVTTEPTPEPTPQPEPEQPKEGKSNTGGILLMVLLLFAGIGGAFYYFKILKPKQAVKGDTDLEDFDFDEYDEDEQPETEESEDNGEDTP from the coding sequence ATGAAGAATAAGAGAATTTTTAGAACGCTGACAGCCCTTTGCGCCGCTCTTGTACTTATGGGCGGCTTTTCTGTTACCGCCTATGCGAGCGGTGGTGAGAACATTCCTACTGACGACAGCAACGTAATTGTAGAAACCGCCGAGCCGCAGCCCCTTACTCCAGAGGGCAACATAAGCCTTGTGGACAACATAGAGGGCGACGCTGCCGAGGATAAGCAGTTTATCGTTGTAAAAAGCAAAGGCGGCAATTACTTTTACATCATTATTGACAACGCAGCACAGGGCGAAAACACCGTCCATTTCCTCAATCAAGTAGACGAATCCGACTTACTGGCTCTCATAGACGAAGATAAGCTACCGCAAGATTCAGAAGTCACCACAGAGCCTACCCCCGAACCGACACCGCAGCCGGAGCCGGAACAGCCCAAAGAGGGAAAAAGCAATACGGGCGGTATACTGCTCATGGTGCTGCTGCTCTTTGCCGGGATTGGCGGCGCGTTCTATTATTTTAAGATTTTAAAGCCGAAGCAAGCTGTCAAGGGCGATACTGACCTTGAAGATTTTGACTTTGACGAATACGACGAGGACGAACAGCCCGAAACGGAAGAAAGTGAGGACAACGGGGAGGACACCCCATGA
- a CDS encoding DUF4315 family protein, protein MANTKIDRIDREIQKTREKITEYQNKLKGLESQKTEAENLQIVQLVRSMRMTPQELTAMLSGEPIPGIAAVPADYDKQEDTENEE, encoded by the coding sequence ATGGCAAATACCAAAATTGACCGTATCGACCGGGAAATCCAAAAGACCCGTGAGAAAATCACAGAGTATCAAAATAAGCTGAAAGGGCTTGAATCGCAAAAAACGGAAGCTGAAAATCTGCAAATTGTTCAGCTTGTGCGCTCTATGCGCATGACCCCGCAGGAGCTTACTGCTATGCTTTCCGGCGAGCCTATCCCCGGCATTGCTGCCGTTCCCGCAGACTATGACAAACAGGAGGACACCGAGAATGAAGAATAA
- a CDS encoding Maff2 family mobile element protein — protein sequence MAFFNSAVGVLQTLVIALGAGLGIWGVINLLEGYGNDNPGAKSQGMKQLMAGGGVALIGATLVPLLSGLFG from the coding sequence ATGGCATTTTTTAATTCGGCAGTAGGCGTTTTGCAAACCCTTGTAATCGCGTTGGGCGCGGGCTTGGGAATTTGGGGTGTTATCAATCTTTTGGAGGGCTACGGCAACGACAATCCCGGTGCAAAATCGCAAGGTATGAAGCAGCTCATGGCGGGCGGCGGCGTTGCTTTGATTGGTGCAACCCTTGTGCCTTTGCTCTCCGGCCTGTTCGGTTAA